The following are encoded together in the Daucus carota subsp. sativus chromosome 5, DH1 v3.0, whole genome shotgun sequence genome:
- the LOC135152722 gene encoding uncharacterized protein LOC135152722: protein MHLHLLSIDKSYVNCIEKGPHVPVKVCTSIGADGEGMVGKMVPKPIHEYSQEDTKEVHKNKKTMNPLFNGLDQEIIDSVISCTSAKEVWDTIRTICEGNEQVRENKMQLLIQQYESFHFKAGENLSDTIFNRFQKLLNGLKLYGRMYQVKDSNLKFLRALPKEWKPMTVSLRNTQEFKEYTLERLYGTLETYELEMEQDEEIEKSQKKGNSFVALVASCEDSFKDKGKSQAEETEKLVTLKMNAESLKLRRGPMKLWITRKNIMSFSSKKKGHSLQRMIGQLEMILMANSTDQEESTSNSSQVFTTNLVELTKDECNATINEMSTELYHLHVSLSLTKENSRIKDANSFLSDRNNVLEAQFIEFEKLKIECQTEKDDLLADLKREEVIIKQLDKEQEIISRWKSGRDASANIINIQGRETFVEN, encoded by the exons atgcatctgcatttgttgtcaattgataaaagCTATGTCAACTGCATagagaaaggacctcatgttcCCGTGAAGGTCTGTAccagtattggagctgatggtgaaggcATGGTAGGAAAAATGGTTCCGAAGCCTattcatgaatattctcaagaagacactaaagaagtacacaaaaataaaaagaccATGAATCCTCTGTTCAATGGTCTAGATCAAGAAATTATTGATAGTGTaatcagctgcacaagtgccaaagaagtttgggacaccatcaggactatctgtgaaggaaatgagcaagtaagagaaaacaagatgcagttgctgattcaacaatatgagtcattccatttcaaggctggtgaaaatCTAAGTGACACaatatttaacagatttcaaaagctgttaaatggtctaaagctttATGGAAGAATGTACCAGGTCAAGGAttcaaatctgaaattcttaagagctcttcctaaagaatggaagcccatgacagtctctctaaGGAACACTCAAGAATTTAAAGAGTATACTCTTGAGAGGCTGTATGGAACTTTGGAGacctatgagcttgaaatggaacaagatgaagagatagaAAAGAGTCAAAAGAAAGGAAATTCAtttgtggctctagttgcatcttgTGAGGACTCattcaaggacaagggaaaatctcaagctgaagaaactgagaagttg gtcactttgaaaatgaatgcagaaagcctaaagttgagaagaggtcCAATGAAATTATGgattacaagaaaaaatattatgagcttctcaagcaaaaagaaagggcattcattacaaaggatgattgggcagctggagatgattctaatggccaactccacagatcaagaagagagTACTTCAAATAGCAGTCAGGTATTTACCActaacttagttgagttaactaaagatgaatgcaatgctactataaatgaaatgtctacagaattatatcatttgcatgtgtctttatctctcactaaggaaaacagtagaattaaggatGCTAACTcatttcttagtgatagaaataatgtattagaagctcaatttattgagtttgagaaacttaAGATTGAATGTCAAACAGAAAAAGATGATCTTTTGGCTGatttgaaaagagaagaagtGATCAtaaaacagcttgataaggaacaagagataatTTCCAGATGGAAATCTGGAAGAGATGCTTCTGCAAACATCATCAACATTCAAggcagagaaacctttgtggagaatTAG